Sequence from the Streptomyces sp. NBC_00358 genome:
TGTGCACCGACCGGCTTCCCGACGGCCGCATGCTCATCGTCTCCTCCCCGGACGGTCTGCTGCTCCGCCGGGAACCCGACGGCTCCCTGGGCACGTACGCGGACCTGGGCAGGCCGGGCTGGAACGACATCGTGGTCGACGGCCGCGGGAACACCTACGTCAACCGGGCGGACTTCGACCCGATGACCGGCGAGGCGGCCAGACCGGGATCGGTCTCGCTGGTCACCCCGGACGGTTCGGTGCGCGAGGTGGCGGACGACATCGCGTTCCCGAACGGGATGGCCGTGACGCCCGACGGTTCCACCCTGATCGTCGCCGACTCCTACCGGCACGGCCTGGTCGCCTTCGACATCGGCGCGGACGGCACTCTGTCGGGCCGCCGTGTCTGGGCCGACCTGGGGGAGGGCACCCCGGACGGCATCTGCGTCGACGCGCACAACGCCGTCTGGTACGCCGATGTGCCGGGCCGGTGCTGTGTGCGCGTCGCCGAGGGCGGTGCCGTACTCGACCGGATCGACCTCGACCGAGGCGGCTTCGCCTGCGTCCTGGGCGGCCATGACCGCAGGACGCTGTTCATCGTGGCCGCGGTCTGGCGCGGAATGACGGAGTCCGCGATGGTGGCACCCGGCTCCGGTCAGGTGCTCGCCGCCCGGGTCGGGGTGCCGGGAGCGGGCCGGCCCTGAATCGGTTGCCCGGCTGGGTCCAACAGGAGGGCGGCTGAAGGCAGTTCGGGTCCGGTGAGACGGGGAGAGTCGCGCGAGGCAGGGTGTTTCGGCGCCCGGGCGTAGGGATAACCCTCGATTGGCGCCACACGGATGTCATGCCTAGGTCAAGAGTGCAATCCTTCCCCCATCTGTAGGGCAGGTTGAGCGTGACCTGTCCATGGTCGCGTTCCCGCACGCCCCTGCTCAGCTCTTCCCGGACAGAACATCCCGTCTGTCCGGTCTGTCACCGGCCGCCGACCGCGGCCGAAGCAGTAGGAGTACGAGTGAGACGTATCCCCCGTCAGGCGACCGCGGCCGGAGCCCTGGTGGCCACCGCCGCTTTCCTGGCCGTCGGCATACAGACGGTCCCGGCAGTCGCCAAGCCCGCCCCCCACACAAGCCCCCTGCGCACCGGGGGACTTGAGGCAAAGCTCACCCCGGCCCAGCATGTGGCGCTGCTGACGAAGGCGTCGAAGCAGACCACCGCGACCGCCGGCACCCTCGGCCTCGGTCCGAAGGAGAAGCTGGTCGTCAAGGACGTCGTCAAGGACAACGACGGCACCCTGCACACCCGTTACGAGCGCACCTACGCCGGCCTCCCGGTGCTCGGCGGCGACATCGTGGTCCACACCCCGCCGGCCTCGCAGGCCACCGGCACGGTGAGTACGACCTTCAACAACAAGCACGCCATCAAGGTAGCCTCCACCACCGCGACGTTCACCAAGACCGCCGCCGCGGCCAAGGCGCTCGGTGTGGCCAAGTCGCTCAAGGCGGAGAAGCCCGCCGCCGACAGTGCCCGCAAGGTCATCTGGGCCGGCACCGGCACCCCCAGGCTCGCCTGGGAGACCGTGGTCAGCGGATTCCAGGACGACGGCACGCCGAGCAAGCTGCACGTCGTCACGGACGCCACCACCGGCAAGGAACTGACCCGGTACGAGGGCATCGAGACCGGCACCGGCAACACCCAGTACAGCGGATCGGTCACGCTGAACACCACGCTGTCCGGCTCGACGTACCAGCTGACCGACTCCACCCGGGGCGGCCACAAGACGTACTCGCTGAACAACGGCACCTCCGGCACCGGCACCCTGATGACCGACTCCGACGACGTCTGGGGTACGGGCGCGGGCTCCAACACCCAGACCGCCGGCGCGGACGCCGCGTACGGCGCCCAGATGACCTGGGACTTCTACAAGAACACCTTCGGCCGCAGCGGCATCAAGAACGACGGCGTCGCCGCGTACTCGCGCGTCCACTACAGCTCGGCGTACGTCAACGCCTTCTGGGACGACAGCTGCTTCTGCATGACCTACGGCGACGGCACCAGCAGCACCCACGCGCTGACCTCGCTCGACGTCGCGGGCCACGAGATGAGCCACGGCGTCACCTCGAACACCGCGGGCCTGAACTACACCGGTGAGTCCGGCGGTCTGAACGAGGCGACCTCCGACATCTTCGGCACCGGCGTGGAGTTCTACGCCAACAACTCGACCGACGTGGGCGACTACCTCATCGGCGAGAAGATCGACATCAACGGCGACGGCTCGCCGCTGCGTTACATGGACAAGCCGAGCAAGGACGGCAGCTCCGCGGACAGTTGGTACTCCGGCGTCGGCAACCTCGACGTCCACTACTCCTCGGGCCCCGCGAACCACATGTTCTACCTGCTCTCCGAGGGCAGCGGCACCAAGGTCATCAACGGCACCACGTACACCAGCTCGACCTCGGACGGTGTGGCCGTCGCCGGTATCGGCCGGGCCGCGGCCCTGCAGATCTGGTACAAGGCGCTCACGACGTACATGACGTCGAGCACCAACTACGCGAGTGCGCGTACCGCGGCGCTCAATGCGGCGACGGCGCTGTACGGCGCCGGCTCCGCCCAGTACGCGGGCGTGGCGAACGCCTTCGCCGGCATCGCCGTCGGCAGCCACGTCACCCCGCCGACGAGCGGTGTGACCGTCACCAACCCGGGCAGCCAGTCCTCCACCGTCGGCACCGCGGTGAGCCTGCAGGTCTCGGCCAGCAGCACCAACAGCGGCTCCCTGACCTACGCGGCGTCCGGTCTGCCGACCGGTCTGTCGATCAGCAGCTCGACGGGCGCCATCACCGGCACGCCGACCACCGCGGGGACGTACAGCACGACCGTCACCGTCACGGACAGCACCGGCGCGACGGGCACGGCGTCCTTCACCTGGACGGTCAGCACCTCGGGCGGTGGCGGCACCTGCACCTCGGCCCAACTGCTCGGCAACCCCGGCTTCGAGTCGGGCAGCACCACCTGGACCGCGTCCAGCGGGGTCATCACCACGGACACCGGCGAAGCGGCCCACGGCGGCTCCTACAAGGCGTGGCTGGACGGCTACGGCTCGACCCACACCGACACGCTGTCCCAGTCGGTGGCCGTCCCCAGCGGCTGCAAGGCCACGCTGACGTTCTACCTGCACATCGACACCGCCGAGACGACCACCAGCTCCGCGTACGACAAGCTGACGGTCACGGCCGGATCGACCACGCTGGCGACCTACTCCAACCTCAACAAGGCCACCGGCTACACGCAGAAGACGTTCGACCTGTCCTCCTTCGCCGGATCGACCGTCGCGCTCAAGTTCAGCGGCGTCGAGGACTCCTCGCTCCAGACCAGCTTCGTCGTGGACGACACCGCCCTGACGACCAGCTGATCCGCGGCACCTGACACCCCCCACAACGGCCGCGGCGTGGGTCCTCCTCGCGGAGGACCCACGCCGCACGCCGCTGAGGCCCTACTCGAACCGGGACGGGTCACCCGCGCCGAGACGTACGAGCTCGGGTTCGGCGCCGGAGAAGTCGATGACGGTCGTCGGCTCGGTGCCGCAGTCGCCGGAGTCGATGACCGCGTCCACCACGTGGTCGAGGCGGTCCTTGATCTCCCAGCCCTGGGTCAGCGGTTTCTCCTCCTCCGGCAGGAGCAGGGTGCTCGACAGGAGCGGCTCGCCGAGTTCGGCGAGGATCGCCTGGGCGACGACATGGTCCGGGATCCGCACCCCGACGGTCTTCTTCTTCGGGTGCAGCAGCCTGCGCGGAGCCTCCTTCGTCGCCGGGAGGATGAAGGTGTAGCTGCCAGGAGTGGCCGCCTTCACCGTGCGGAAAACCGCGTTGTCGATCCGTACGAAGTGCCCCAGCTGCGCGAAGTCCTCGCACATCAGCGTGAAGTGGTGCCGTTCGTCGAGTTGGCGGATCGAGCGGATGCGGTCGATCCCGTCCCGGTTGCCGAGCGCGCAGCCGAGTGCGAAGCAGGAGTCCGTCGGGTAGACGATCAGCCCGCCGCTGCGGACGATCTCCACCACCTGGCTGATGATGCGCCGCTGCGGGTTCTCCGGGTGGACGTCGAAGTACTTGGCCATGCTGCGAGCTTAGGGGGTCGTCCATCATTTCCCCGGTCGCGGCTATAGGAACCTTGAGGCCGTCTCGCTACCCTCCGCCGCATGATTTCCACGGTGGTCTGGGGTACCGGCAATGTCGGCCGCGCGGCCATCCGCGCCGTCGAGGCCCATCCGAAGCTGAAACTCGCGGCCGTGCTCGTCCACGACCCCGGCAAGGTCGGCCGCGACGCGGGCGAGCTCGCCGGGCTCGACCACGGCCTCGGCGTCGCGGCGAGCGACGACATCGACGCGGTCCTGGCCGCGGGCCCCGGGGCCGTGGTCTACGCGGCCACCGGGGACATCCGCCCCGACGAGGCCCTCGCCGACATCGGCAGGGCGATCCGGGCCGGTGCGGTGGTCGTCACCCCCGCCCTGTACCCGCTCTACGACCAGCGCAGCGCCCCGCCGGAGTTCCGGGAACCCGTGCTCGCCGCCATCGCGGACGGCGGCGGCTCCCTGTTCGTCTCCGGAGTCGATCCCGGCTGGGGCAACGACGTCCTGCCCCTGCTGATCAGCGGGCTCGGCACCACCGTCGACGCCATCCGCTGCCAGGAGATCTTCGACTACTCCACGTACGAACAGGAGGAGTCCGTCCGGTACCTGGTCGGCATGGGGCAGCCGATGGACTACGAGCCGCTGATGCTCGCCCCGTCGATCCCGACCATGGTGTGGGGCGGCCAGATACGGCTCATGGCGCGGGCACTCGGTGTCGAACTCGACGACATCCGCGAGACGATGGAACGACGCGCGCTGACGGACACCGTGAGCACCCGCACCATGGGAGAGTTCGCGGCCGGTACCCAGGGCGCCGTGCGGTTCGAGGTGCAGGGAATCGTCGGGGGAGAGCCCCGGATCGTCATCGAGCACGTCACCCGCATCCACGCCTCCTGCGCGCCGGACTGGCCGACGCCGCCCGACGGGGACGGCGCCCACCGCGTGGTCATCGAGGGCCGTCCGCGCATCGAGGTCACCGTCACGGCCACCGACGAGGGCGACAACCGCTCCGCCGGCGGGAACGCCACCGCGGTCGGCCGTCTGGTCGGTGCCGTCGACTGGCTGGTGGACGCGGAACCAGGGCTCTACGACGCACTCGACGTCCCGCTGCGCCCCGCAGTCGGCCGACTCGGAAGGAAGTGACCCATGACCCTGCACATCGACATTCCCGAGGGACAGGAACCGATCGGATACGTGTGGGGCGAGATGGTGCCCGGCATCGGCATGGCCGCCGCGAACTTCTCCCTGTCGGTGTACGAGCACACGACCCTGGGGCTGCGCGAGTTCGAGGCCGCCCGGCTGCGCGTCGCGCAGATCAACGGGTGCCTGTTCTGCCTCGACTGGCGTACGGAGCGGGAGGGCCGCAAGGTCGAGGAGGAGTTCGCGGAGGCGGTGGCCCAGTGGCGTACCACCGACGCCTTCGACGACCGGACACGGCTGGCCGCGGAGTACGCCGAGCGCTACGCCCTGGATCACCATGGTCTGGACGAGGAGTTCTGGACCCGGATGACCGCGCTGTACAGCCAGCGGGAGATCGTGGAGCTGACCATGAGCATCGGCTCCTGGCTGGCGTTCGGCCGGCTCAACCATGTCCTCGGCCTGGACACCGTGTGCGTGCTGCCGACCCATTGAGCGGATCCGGGCCGCACGGCGCACGCGGCCCACTGAGCGGATCCGGGCCGCACGGGCGGCCCGGACTCGCTAGAGGTCGACGGCGATGATGTTCTCGATGTTCCGCTCGGCGAGGGCCGTGATCGTGACGAACGGGTTGACGCTGGTGTTGCCGGGAATAAGCGCGCCGTCGATGACGTACAGGCCCGAATAGCCCTTCAGGCGGCCGTAGTTGTCGGTCGCCTTGTTGAGCACGGCGCCGCCGAGCGGGTGGTAGGTGAGGTGGTCGCCCCAGATCTTGTACACGCCGAAGAGGTCGGTCCGGTAGATCGTGCCCTCCTTCGCGTTGATCTTGTCGAAGATCGACTTGGCCATGTCGATGGCGGGCTGCTTCCAGGCGGTCTGCCAGTTGAGGTCGACGGAGCCGGTGGCGGCGTTCCAGGTGAACTGGGCGCGGTTCGGGTTCTTGGTGATGGACAGATAGAACGAGGCCCAGGTCTCGATCCCGGTGGGCAGTGGTGCCACCTCGGCGAAGGCGCCGCCCGCCGTCCAGTTGTCGATGCCGCCGCAGGGGATGCTGGCCTGGAGCGAGCCGGTCGGATCCCAGATCTGGTTCGCCCGGCCGCACATGACGTTGCCGTTGTCTCCCCAGCCCTGGCCGATCTCGCCGTTGAGGCCGGGCAGTGCGCCGGTCGCCTTGAGCTTGACCAGGAGCTTGCTCGTTCCGACGCTTCCGGCCGCGAAGAACACCCGGTCCGCGGTCACCGTCTTGGAGGCCGTGGCGTCGCCGTTGGTGTTGAGCTGGTCGATCAGGACGGTGTAGCCGCCGCCGGCCGCGGGGGAGACCGAAGTGACCTTGTGCAGCGGTGAGATGGTGACCCTGCCGGTGGCCGTGGCCTGGGCGAGATAGGTCTTCTGGAGCGACTTCTTGCCGTAGTTGTTGCCGTAGAGGATCTCCCCGGCGAGCGCCGACTTGGTGGCGGTGCCCGCGGCCTCCTGCTTCATGTAGTCCCAGTCGTAGACGTCGGGCACGAAGACGAAGGGGAAACCGGAACGCTGGGCCTGCTTGCGGCCGACCCGCGCGTACTGGTAGCAGTCGGTGGTGTCGAACCAGGCCGGGTCGATGAGACCGGTGCCGAGCCCGGCGTTGGCGCGCGGATAGTAGGTCGCGTACATCTCGTCGGCGTTCACCGACGGGAGGATGGCGCCGAAGTTCTCCCGCTTGGGGGTGACCGCCATGCCTCCGTTGACGAGCGATCCGCCACCGACGCCGCGGCCCTGGTACACGATGATCTGGCCCATCTCCTCGGCGTCCAGGATCCCGGTGTAGCGGGGGATGTCCTTGTCGATGGGGAAGCCGAGGAAGTTGCTGAGAGGCTGCTTGGTCTTGGTCCGCAGCCAGTACGAACGCTGGTCCGGGCTGGTCGTGTTGGCGAAGATCTTGCCGTCGGAGCCCGGGGTGTCCCAGGCCATGCCCATCTCGACCATCTGCACGTCGACGCCCGCCTGGGCGAGGCGCAGGGCGGCGACGGAGCCGCCGTACCCGGTGCCGATCACCAGGACCGGGACATGTGCTCCGGAAGGGATCGACGAGGCCGCCGTGGCGATCCGAGCCGGGGCCGCGACGGCGCGGCCGGCGAGGCTCACCGCTCCAAGAATAGAACCTGTTCCAGCAATGAATCGTCGCCGCGAGACACCTCTGGAATCCGTGTTGTGCTGGTTGATGTCACCCATGTGGCACTCCTCACTCTCGATGAGTGGGAACAGGTTCTACTGTTACTGGCTTGTTAAGTCACTACATACCGGTTGGTAACTTCTGTCCGATCTTGGGGTGATCGGCGAGGTCTGATCCGCTTGCCCTTGACTTCACAAGACCCTCGCGCGACATTTCCTGACGCTGCATCAGAACCGGTACGGCGGGGGCCTGTCGGCTCCCGGAGCACGGAACGCCTCCCATTCCCTCGCCCTGCTGGAGCGCCCTGCCATGTCCCCGAACGCGGACCCCGCCAGACGTACCGACTCCTTCTCGGCCCCCGGCCCCTCACGCCGGCGGGTGCTCGGCGCGGCGACGGGCGCCTCGCTCGCGCTCGCCGCCGGCGTCGCCGGAGCGGGAGCCGGCGCCGCGGCCGACCTGCCCCTGCTCGGCACGTACGACGTCGTCGTGGTCGGCTCGGGAGCCGCCGGCATGACCGCGGCGCTGACCGCCGCGAAACAGGGCCTGAGCTGCGTGGTCCTGGAGAAGGCGGCCACCTTCGGAGGCTCGGCGGCACGCTCGGGCGCGGGGATCTGGATCCCCAACAACCCGGTGATCCTCGCCGCCGGAGTCCCCGACACCCCGGCGAAGGCCGCCGCCTACCTCGCGGCCGTGGTCGGCCCGGACGTCCCGGCCGAGCGGCGCCAGGCCTTCCTCGGCAACGGACCGGCCATGATCTCCTTCGTCATGGCCAACAGCCCGCTGCGCTTCCGCTGGATGGAGGGCTACAGCGACTACTACCCGGAGCTCCCCGGCGGCCTCCCGGGCGGCCGCTCCATGGAGCCCGACCAGCTCGACGGCAACATCCTCGGAGCCGAACTCGCCCACCTCAACCCGGCGTACCTGGCGGTCCCGGCCGGGATGGTCGTCTTCAGCGCCGACTACAAATGGCTCACCCTCGCCGCCGTGAGCGCGAAGGGCGCGGCCGTCGCCACCGAGTGCCTGGCCCGGGGCACCAGCGCGGCACTGCTCGGCCAGAAGCCGCTGACGATGGGCCAGTCGCTCGCGGCCGGGCTGCGCGCGGGCCTGCTCACCGCCCAGGTCCCGGTCCGGCTGAACACCCCGCTGTCCGACCTGTACATCGAGAACGGCGCCGTCACCGGCGCGGTGGTCACCCGCAACGGCGCGTCCGGCCTGGTCAGGGCCCGGCGCGGGGTCATCGTCGGCTCCGGCGGCTTCGAGCACAACGCCGCCATGCGCGCCGAGTTCCAGCGGCAGCCGATCGGGACCGCCTGGACGGTGGGCGCCAAGGAGAACACCGGCGACGGCATCCAGGCGGGCCGGCGGGCCGGAGCGGCGCTCGACCTGATGGACGACGCCTGGTGGGGCCCGGCCGTCCCGCTGCCCGACCAGCCCTACTTCTGCCTCGCCGAACGCACCCTGCCCGGCGGCCTGCTGGTCAACGCGGCCGGGGCGCGCTTCGTCAACGAGGCCGGGCCCTACAGCGACGTCGTGCACACGATGTACGACCGTAACCCGGGCGCTCCGGACATCCCGGCGTGGCTGGTGGTGGACCAGAACTACCGCAACCGCTACCTGTTCAAGGACGTCGCGCCGACCTTCACGTTCCCCGACTCCTGGTACACCTCGGGCGCCGTGTACAAGGCGTGGACCCTGGACGACCTCGCCGGCCGGATCGGCGTCCCCGCGGCCGCCCTGCGCACCACCGTCAGCCGCTTCAACAGCCTGGCGCTGAGCGGTACCGACTCGGACTTCCACCGCGGCGACAGCGTCTACGACCACTACTACACGGACCCCGCGGTCCTCCCCAATTCCTGTCTGGCCCCGCTCTGGCTCCCGCCGTTCTACGCCTTCAGGATCGTCCCGGGCGATCTGGGCACCAAGGGCGGCCTGCGTACGGACGGCCGGGCACGCGTACTGCGCCCGGACGGCACGGCCATCCCCGGCCTGTACGCGGCGGGCAACGCCAGCGCGGCCGTCATGGGCCACAGCTACGCGGGAGCGGGCTCGACGATCGGTCCCGCGATGACCTTCGGGTACATCGCGGCCCTCGACATCGCGGCGACCTGATGAGAGCTGCCCTCGACATCGCGGCGACCTGATGAGAGCTGCCCTCGGCATCACGGCGACCTGACGGAAAGGGAGTGCGAAGCCGTCAGCCGACGGCGGTCAGCCGTCGTCGTCGCCTCCCGCCCCGCCGACCCGCGGCGTCAGAACCAGGATGGACACGTCGTCCCGGATCGAGGGGCAGAACTGGACGAGGTCGTGCCACACACAGTCGATGAGCGCGTCCGGCGGCTCCTCGGCGAACGCGGCCAGCCGATCCGGCAGCGGGTAGAAGGCACCGGCCGGATCACGGCTTTCGCTCACGCCGTCCGACGCCAGGAAGAGCCGGTCGCCGGGCTCCAGATCGACGGTGCGCCCTTTCGGCGGGGACAGTTCGAAGAACCCCAGCCCCACCGGGGCTCCCGGCTCGGTGTCGAGCTCCAGGGCCTTCGTGCCGCGCAGCAGCAGCGGGTACGGGTGCCCGCACGACACCAGTCGCACCGTGGCCGCGTCGGGCGGGAACTCCAGGAGAAGCACGGTGGCGAACAGCTCGGCGTGATCGACCGCCGCGGAGTCCACCACCAGCCGGCGGTCGAGCCGGGCCGCGGCCTCCTCCAGATCGCGCTGGTCCAGCACCGTCTCCCGGAACGCCCCGAGCAGCGAGGCGACGGTTCCCACGGCGGACAGTCCGTGCCCCTGTACGTCACCCATCACGGCCCGGACTCCGAACGGTCCGCCGCGTACGTCGAAGAAGTCGCCCCCGACCAGCGTCTCGCGCTGCGCGGGCCGGTACAGCCCCGCGCAGCGGACCGGCCCGACGCGGTCGGGCAGCGGGGGCAGAACGGCGAGTTGAGCGGCCTCGGCCACCGACCGCACGGTGACCAGATGCGCGTCCCTGCGGCTGCGGACCAGGGACACGAACACGCTGAGCACGGCGATGAAGGTGATGGTGAGCAGGTCCGCGTTGCCCGGATGGTTGAGCTGCAGGGCGGGAACGTGCAGCAGGAGTACGACGACCGCGCCGAAGGCGGCCGTCGCGAGGGGCCCGTAGGAGAGGACGGCCAGGGAGGGGATGGCGCCCAGCAGAAAACCGATGTCCAGCGCGTGGCTGCTCGCGAGCTCACCGACGCAGACCCCCAGCAGCAGGATCGGCGGCAGGAGCCGTACCCACCGAGGAGGGGGCGAGCCGCGCAGCCATCCCCGGCGGTCGTCCCGCTGACCGGGCGCGGCCTTCGTGGCCATGGCACTCCTCCTTCCGCCCCCACGCTCCTCCATTCCGCGCCGCCGCGCATTCCGGTCCGCCCCGCACGGAGCCCCGCCACCACGGGGATGAGGTGACGGGGCTCCACAGGGCGGGTGCCCCGCCGACGGTGCTTCATCCCACCGGCGCCCCGCACCGGGGCGAGACGTCATCGGATCGGGTGAGGGACCAATCCGCCGGACGACCGGGATCGGATTCCGACCGTGAAGACAGGACAGAACGATGTGCACGCGCCGGCGCCCTGGGCAAGGATCGCGCTCGGCGCCCTGAGCGGGACGCTCGCCGGGTTCGCAGCCCTCGCCGTGGCCGAGGCGGTGTCGGCGTTCGTACGACCCGAGGCCGGCCCGGTCGTCGCGGTCGGGGGAGCCGCGATCGACCGCACACCGCCCGCCCTGAAGGACTGGGCGATCCGTCACTTCGGCACGCACGACAAGCTCGTCCTCCAGCTCGGGATCCTCGTCGTCCTCGCGCTGTTCGCCTGCGTGCTCGGCGCGCTCGCGGTACGCCGTCGGCGCACGGGAGCGCTGGGCGTGCTCCTGTTCGGAGTGATCGGCGGCGCCGCGGCGATCGACCGTCCCGACTCCACGAGCTGGACCGACGCCCTGCCGTCGGTGGCCGGAGCCCTGTGCGGCGCACTGGTCCTGTACGTCCTGGCGGGCCGGCTCTCCACCGCCCGCCCCGTACCCACGGCACCGGATTCCGAACCGGACCGCACACCGGATGCCGGTCTCGATCCCGCGCCGGACACGGCCTCGCGGCCAGGGCCGGATTCCGGACGGTACGCCGAGCCGCCCGGGAGCGGGGCGGGTACGGCCGACGGTGCCGCCGTACCCGCCACCCCGTCGAGCCAGGCCGGCTGGGACCGGCGCGGATTCATCGTCGTGGCCGCCGCGGCCGCCGCGGCCTCCGCCGGGGCCGGGGCACTGGGCAGGTCGCTGAACGGCTCCCGCGGCCGGAGCGCGGTCGCCTCGCGCGAGGGCCTCGTGCTGCCCGCCGCAGCCTCCCCGGCGGCGCCGATTCCCCAGGGGGCGCGGCTTCGCGTGCCCGGGGTCAGCCCGTTCGTGACGGCGAACGGCGACTTCTACCGCGTGGACACGGCTCT
This genomic interval carries:
- a CDS encoding NAD(P)H-dependent amine dehydrogenase family protein, whose product is MISTVVWGTGNVGRAAIRAVEAHPKLKLAAVLVHDPGKVGRDAGELAGLDHGLGVAASDDIDAVLAAGPGAVVYAATGDIRPDEALADIGRAIRAGAVVVTPALYPLYDQRSAPPEFREPVLAAIADGGGSLFVSGVDPGWGNDVLPLLISGLGTTVDAIRCQEIFDYSTYEQEESVRYLVGMGQPMDYEPLMLAPSIPTMVWGGQIRLMARALGVELDDIRETMERRALTDTVSTRTMGEFAAGTQGAVRFEVQGIVGGEPRIVIEHVTRIHASCAPDWPTPPDGDGAHRVVIEGRPRIEVTVTATDEGDNRSAGGNATAVGRLVGAVDWLVDAEPGLYDALDVPLRPAVGRLGRK
- a CDS encoding carboxymuconolactone decarboxylase family protein — encoded protein: MHIDIPEGQEPIGYVWGEMVPGIGMAAANFSLSVYEHTTLGLREFEAARLRVAQINGCLFCLDWRTEREGRKVEEEFAEAVAQWRTTDAFDDRTRLAAEYAERYALDHHGLDEEFWTRMTALYSQREIVELTMSIGSWLAFGRLNHVLGLDTVCVLPTH
- a CDS encoding SMP-30/gluconolactonase/LRE family protein, which codes for MRMYEVRTLLDGRGLVESPRWYGDRLYFSDWTAGEVLALDPAAGRGEVVARVASLPLCTDRLPDGRMLIVSSPDGLLLRREPDGSLGTYADLGRPGWNDIVVDGRGNTYVNRADFDPMTGEAARPGSVSLVTPDGSVREVADDIAFPNGMAVTPDGSTLIVADSYRHGLVAFDIGADGTLSGRRVWADLGEGTPDGICVDAHNAVWYADVPGRCCVRVAEGGAVLDRIDLDRGGFACVLGGHDRRTLFIVAAVWRGMTESAMVAPGSGQVLAARVGVPGAGRP
- a CDS encoding PP2C family protein-serine/threonine phosphatase, which codes for MATKAAPGQRDDRRGWLRGSPPPRWVRLLPPILLLGVCVGELASSHALDIGFLLGAIPSLAVLSYGPLATAAFGAVVVLLLHVPALQLNHPGNADLLTITFIAVLSVFVSLVRSRRDAHLVTVRSVAEAAQLAVLPPLPDRVGPVRCAGLYRPAQRETLVGGDFFDVRGGPFGVRAVMGDVQGHGLSAVGTVASLLGAFRETVLDQRDLEEAAARLDRRLVVDSAAVDHAELFATVLLLEFPPDAATVRLVSCGHPYPLLLRGTKALELDTEPGAPVGLGFFELSPPKGRTVDLEPGDRLFLASDGVSESRDPAGAFYPLPDRLAAFAEEPPDALIDCVWHDLVQFCPSIRDDVSILVLTPRVGGAGGDDDG
- the kstD gene encoding 3-oxosteroid 1-dehydrogenase gives rise to the protein MSPNADPARRTDSFSAPGPSRRRVLGAATGASLALAAGVAGAGAGAAADLPLLGTYDVVVVGSGAAGMTAALTAAKQGLSCVVLEKAATFGGSAARSGAGIWIPNNPVILAAGVPDTPAKAAAYLAAVVGPDVPAERRQAFLGNGPAMISFVMANSPLRFRWMEGYSDYYPELPGGLPGGRSMEPDQLDGNILGAELAHLNPAYLAVPAGMVVFSADYKWLTLAAVSAKGAAVATECLARGTSAALLGQKPLTMGQSLAAGLRAGLLTAQVPVRLNTPLSDLYIENGAVTGAVVTRNGASGLVRARRGVIVGSGGFEHNAAMRAEFQRQPIGTAWTVGAKENTGDGIQAGRRAGAALDLMDDAWWGPAVPLPDQPYFCLAERTLPGGLLVNAAGARFVNEAGPYSDVVHTMYDRNPGAPDIPAWLVVDQNYRNRYLFKDVAPTFTFPDSWYTSGAVYKAWTLDDLAGRIGVPAAALRTTVSRFNSLALSGTDSDFHRGDSVYDHYYTDPAVLPNSCLAPLWLPPFYAFRIVPGDLGTKGGLRTDGRARVLRPDGTAIPGLYAAGNASAAVMGHSYAGAGSTIGPAMTFGYIAALDIAAT
- a CDS encoding M4 family metallopeptidase, giving the protein MRRIPRQATAAGALVATAAFLAVGIQTVPAVAKPAPHTSPLRTGGLEAKLTPAQHVALLTKASKQTTATAGTLGLGPKEKLVVKDVVKDNDGTLHTRYERTYAGLPVLGGDIVVHTPPASQATGTVSTTFNNKHAIKVASTTATFTKTAAAAKALGVAKSLKAEKPAADSARKVIWAGTGTPRLAWETVVSGFQDDGTPSKLHVVTDATTGKELTRYEGIETGTGNTQYSGSVTLNTTLSGSTYQLTDSTRGGHKTYSLNNGTSGTGTLMTDSDDVWGTGAGSNTQTAGADAAYGAQMTWDFYKNTFGRSGIKNDGVAAYSRVHYSSAYVNAFWDDSCFCMTYGDGTSSTHALTSLDVAGHEMSHGVTSNTAGLNYTGESGGLNEATSDIFGTGVEFYANNSTDVGDYLIGEKIDINGDGSPLRYMDKPSKDGSSADSWYSGVGNLDVHYSSGPANHMFYLLSEGSGTKVINGTTYTSSTSDGVAVAGIGRAAALQIWYKALTTYMTSSTNYASARTAALNAATALYGAGSAQYAGVANAFAGIAVGSHVTPPTSGVTVTNPGSQSSTVGTAVSLQVSASSTNSGSLTYAASGLPTGLSISSSTGAITGTPTTAGTYSTTVTVTDSTGATGTASFTWTVSTSGGGGTCTSAQLLGNPGFESGSTTWTASSGVITTDTGEAAHGGSYKAWLDGYGSTHTDTLSQSVAVPSGCKATLTFYLHIDTAETTTSSAYDKLTVTAGSTTLATYSNLNKATGYTQKTFDLSSFAGSTVALKFSGVEDSSLQTSFVVDDTALTTS
- a CDS encoding GMC oxidoreductase, whose amino-acid sequence is MGDINQHNTDSRGVSRRRFIAGTGSILGAVSLAGRAVAAPARIATAASSIPSGAHVPVLVIGTGYGGSVAALRLAQAGVDVQMVEMGMAWDTPGSDGKIFANTTSPDQRSYWLRTKTKQPLSNFLGFPIDKDIPRYTGILDAEEMGQIIVYQGRGVGGGSLVNGGMAVTPKRENFGAILPSVNADEMYATYYPRANAGLGTGLIDPAWFDTTDCYQYARVGRKQAQRSGFPFVFVPDVYDWDYMKQEAAGTATKSALAGEILYGNNYGKKSLQKTYLAQATATGRVTISPLHKVTSVSPAAGGGYTVLIDQLNTNGDATASKTVTADRVFFAAGSVGTSKLLVKLKATGALPGLNGEIGQGWGDNGNVMCGRANQIWDPTGSLQASIPCGGIDNWTAGGAFAEVAPLPTGIETWASFYLSITKNPNRAQFTWNAATGSVDLNWQTAWKQPAIDMAKSIFDKINAKEGTIYRTDLFGVYKIWGDHLTYHPLGGAVLNKATDNYGRLKGYSGLYVIDGALIPGNTSVNPFVTITALAERNIENIIAVDL
- a CDS encoding L-threonylcarbamoyladenylate synthase, encoding MAKYFDVHPENPQRRIISQVVEIVRSGGLIVYPTDSCFALGCALGNRDGIDRIRSIRQLDERHHFTLMCEDFAQLGHFVRIDNAVFRTVKAATPGSYTFILPATKEAPRRLLHPKKKTVGVRIPDHVVAQAILAELGEPLLSSTLLLPEEEKPLTQGWEIKDRLDHVVDAVIDSGDCGTEPTTVIDFSGAEPELVRLGAGDPSRFE